A section of the Paenibacillus odorifer genome encodes:
- a CDS encoding helix-turn-helix domain-containing protein, with protein MNDFENYPDELGNFIRHIRKTRGLTLRGLEEKSGISYSQLSKIERGESIPLKDNLDKIIEALGTDLKNRMYHLADYMPDIEYIKTLKQGYELPQLKQSQDYIYETAFNKLKEFRAKEGKETSYVSFDSNEVIVYETEYGAGMVIEKIEKYNLTDVLNDKFEGNLDSLRKSPRKGRQAFLFGEWLRECVYELKEEEQDQVIQALKEFTQFKVQQIKGAYK; from the coding sequence ATGAATGATTTTGAGAACTATCCCGATGAGCTGGGTAATTTCATTCGGCACATCAGAAAGACGAGAGGGTTAACCTTAAGAGGACTGGAAGAAAAGAGCGGTATAAGTTACTCACAGCTCAGCAAAATCGAACGTGGAGAGAGCATTCCGCTTAAAGACAATCTGGACAAGATCATTGAAGCGCTTGGAACGGATCTGAAGAATCGGATGTACCATTTGGCAGATTATATGCCAGATATTGAATATATCAAGACCTTGAAGCAAGGATATGAGCTGCCACAGCTCAAACAGTCTCAAGATTATATCTACGAGACAGCCTTTAACAAGCTTAAGGAATTCAGAGCGAAGGAAGGGAAAGAAACATCGTACGTTTCCTTTGATTCGAATGAAGTTATAGTTTACGAAACGGAATATGGGGCAGGAATGGTAATAGAGAAGATTGAGAAATACAATCTGACCGATGTCCTGAACGATAAGTTTGAGGGTAACCTCGACTCCTTAAGAAAGAGCCCCCGTAAAGGGCGTCAAGCCTTTCTATTTGGCGAGTGGCTACGGGAGTGCGTTTATGAACTGAAGGAAGAGGAACAGGATCAGGTCATACAAGCACTTAAAGAATTTACTCAGTTTAAAGTACAACAAATAAAGGGTGCTTATAAATAA
- a CDS encoding S-layer homology domain-containing protein, producing MSAFNDIGLAPQWAQEAISEVYRLGLMQGRAEGQFAPDQNGTRAESAQMILNLLSVME from the coding sequence ATTTCGGCATTCAATGATATTGGTCTTGCTCCACAGTGGGCTCAAGAGGCAATCAGTGAAGTGTACAGACTTGGTTTGATGCAAGGACGTGCTGAAGGGCAATTTGCACCGGACCAAAACGGAACACGTGCTGAAAGTGCACAGATGATCCTCAACCTGCTGAGTGTTATGGAGTAA
- a CDS encoding LysR family transcriptional regulator — protein MNLEQCENIVEVAKIGSLTKAAQNRHITLSAMSQSITMLEAELGVTLFIRSRGQKAVPTAEGNAIISKANEVLMKVNELKEEAQIYSDTLSGHLKIAMIPGPMHLMVKVISSFKADFPNVKIEIFEKGPKEILDNVLQDEMDIGLMVSPEGMPDKYKGVKFERLVEGKIVVGVHPHSPLALNSILTPAQLVGQTLVLYDDSYIKDYVERYLSGYGPINLLFVSNNTRAIENAVAEGLAITIGLDYSFLKISEGSPAFMKTIELRSPDTRAKYSGAIVSASKQTSQTARRFINRLKHEFDEMIRRS, from the coding sequence ATGAATTTGGAGCAGTGCGAGAATATCGTAGAAGTCGCAAAGATTGGTTCTTTAACCAAAGCAGCTCAGAATCGTCATATCACTCTATCCGCAATGAGCCAGTCCATTACCATGCTGGAGGCTGAGCTGGGAGTTACTTTGTTCATCCGTTCGCGCGGGCAAAAGGCGGTTCCCACAGCAGAAGGAAATGCCATTATTAGCAAAGCAAATGAAGTCCTGATGAAAGTAAATGAATTAAAAGAAGAAGCACAGATTTACAGCGATACGTTAAGTGGTCATTTGAAAATTGCTATGATACCTGGACCCATGCATTTGATGGTGAAGGTAATCTCTAGCTTTAAGGCAGATTTTCCAAATGTGAAAATAGAGATTTTTGAAAAGGGACCTAAAGAAATTCTGGATAATGTACTGCAGGATGAAATGGACATTGGACTTATGGTCTCGCCGGAGGGAATGCCTGACAAATATAAAGGGGTTAAGTTTGAACGGTTAGTGGAAGGAAAGATTGTAGTCGGTGTACATCCTCACTCACCGCTTGCCCTGAATTCCATCCTTACACCTGCTCAGTTAGTGGGGCAGACGTTGGTTTTATACGATGATTCTTACATTAAGGACTATGTAGAGCGATATTTATCTGGCTATGGGCCGATCAATTTGCTTTTTGTAAGTAACAACACACGGGCGATTGAGAATGCAGTTGCAGAAGGACTGGCCATCACAATTGGTCTGGATTATTCGTTTCTGAAAATATCAGAGGGTTCTCCAGCCTTCATGAAAACCATCGAGTTACGATCACCAGATACCCGTGCGAAATATTCAGGAGCTATTGTCTCTGCTTCAAAACAGACCTCCCAGACCGCCCGGAGATTTATCAACAGGCTAAAGCATGAATTTGATGAAATGATTAGACGAAGTTAA
- a CDS encoding SDR family NAD(P)-dependent oxidoreductase, with protein sequence MTDKRVAVITGGASGIGKQTAIKFASKGDQVVVADFNQQLGEETVAQIIKDGGEAIFVKTDVSKYEEVEALVQKTVDTYGRIDVMFNNAGIGRVTPVLDQDLKDYHSVINVNQHGVAHGIIAAGKKMRELGIKGVIINTASVFGFLASPGTFAYHASKGAVIMMTKSAALELSVHGIRVLAVAPGAVDTPIIQGYKDQGMVDQMKSKVMGNKLTLPEQVADTVYLLSLPEASAINGSVVMADEGYASFK encoded by the coding sequence ATGACAGACAAAAGAGTAGCCGTAATAACAGGTGGAGCCAGTGGAATCGGGAAACAAACCGCCATTAAATTTGCAAGTAAAGGTGATCAAGTTGTCGTTGCCGATTTCAATCAACAATTAGGTGAAGAAACGGTAGCACAAATTATTAAAGATGGTGGCGAAGCTATTTTCGTCAAAACTGACGTCTCAAAATACGAAGAAGTTGAAGCACTCGTTCAGAAAACTGTAGATACTTATGGAAGAATTGACGTAATGTTCAACAATGCCGGCATCGGCCGCGTCACTCCTGTACTAGACCAAGACCTTAAGGATTATCATAGTGTCATTAATGTCAATCAGCATGGCGTAGCCCATGGGATTATCGCTGCTGGTAAAAAAATGCGTGAGCTCGGCATTAAAGGTGTGATCATCAATACAGCTTCTGTATTTGGATTCCTAGCTTCCCCAGGTACATTCGCATATCACGCTTCCAAAGGTGCGGTCATTATGATGACTAAATCCGCAGCACTAGAACTTTCCGTCCATGGTATCCGCGTGCTTGCCGTTGCTCCAGGCGCTGTGGATACGCCAATTATCCAAGGATATAAAGATCAAGGAATGGTCGACCAAATGAAGAGTAAAGTAATGGGTAACAAATTAACATTGCCTGAACAAGTTGCAGACACTGTATACTTGCTCTCCTTACCAGAAGCTAGTGCAATTAACGGTAGTGTTGTAATGGCTGATGAAGGTTATGCTTCATTTAAATAA
- a CDS encoding MazG nucleotide pyrophosphohydrolase domain-containing protein, with protein MNAAEFQQYVKEFSEIKGFDTSTIEQRMLYLMTEVGELSKEVLSVSFHPDAERKENLGYEMYDVVWNIFDLANKLGIDLEQAFKRKLEINEQRTWE; from the coding sequence ATGAATGCAGCAGAGTTTCAACAGTATGTTAAGGAGTTCAGTGAAATCAAAGGGTTTGATACCAGCACCATTGAGCAGAGAATGCTGTACTTAATGACTGAGGTTGGGGAGTTGTCCAAAGAAGTTTTGTCCGTATCTTTTCATCCAGATGCAGAGCGGAAAGAAAACTTGGGATACGAGATGTACGATGTGGTGTGGAATATTTTTGATCTGGCCAATAAACTTGGCATTGATCTGGAGCAGGCTTTTAAACGTAAGCTGGAGATTAATGAACAGAGGACTTGGGAGTAA
- a CDS encoding molybdenum cofactor biosynthesis protein MoaE, whose amino-acid sequence MGSSLFEITDGPITPAEVSDKVLRREAGAITLFLGTVREFTQGKRTLYLEYEAYPLMAVAQLERIGQEVNERWPNTMVAVTHRIGKLEITDIAVVIAVSSPHRKAAYEANEYVIDRIKEIVPIWKKEMGEDGEAWVGDQLNQLTYPEGRPFFPDVSAEDKK is encoded by the coding sequence ATGGGCAGTTCATTATTTGAAATTACAGACGGACCGATCACACCAGCGGAGGTATCTGATAAAGTCCTGCGTAGAGAAGCGGGAGCGATTACCTTATTCCTAGGCACTGTACGGGAGTTCACGCAGGGTAAGCGGACATTATATCTTGAATATGAAGCTTATCCGCTCATGGCTGTAGCGCAATTGGAACGAATCGGGCAGGAAGTGAATGAGCGTTGGCCAAATACTATGGTTGCTGTAACCCATAGGATAGGAAAACTTGAAATCACTGATATCGCCGTTGTGATCGCTGTATCCTCGCCGCACCGTAAGGCCGCTTACGAAGCGAATGAATATGTGATTGACCGGATTAAAGAAATCGTGCCTATTTGGAAAAAAGAAATGGGCGAAGACGGCGAAGCATGGGTTGGCGATCAGCTGAATCAATTAACCTATCCGGAAGGGCGGCCATTTTTTCCGGATGTTTCTGCAGAAGATAAGAAGTAG